The Helianthus annuus cultivar XRQ/B chromosome 16, HanXRQr2.0-SUNRISE, whole genome shotgun sequence genome includes a window with the following:
- the LOC110884929 gene encoding cytochrome b-c1 complex subunit 8, translated as MGKIPVKMKAVTYALSPFQQKVMTGLWNDFTHKVTHKVTENWLNALLLVGPVVGVHTYVKSYQEREKLEHRY; from the exons ATGGGTAAGATTCCGGTGAAGATGAAGGCGGTGACATACGCCCTATCTCCGTTCCAGCAGAAGGTTATGACCGGTCTCTGGAATGATTTCACCCACAAGGTTACCCACAAGGTCACCGAGAACTGGCTCAACGCTCTTCTGCTTGTCGGCCCCGTTGTCGGCGTTCATAC GTATGTGAAAAGTTACCAGGAAAGAGAGAAGTTGGAGCACAGGTACTAA
- the LOC110884928 gene encoding KH domain-containing protein At3g08620, which produces MSSLYGQNLNYSPARAPSSPHIWTNPDIESSYFAELLEEKKKLAPFVQVLPICSRLLNQEMLRVSGMIPNQGFNDYDRLQRGSPSPLDIMPDVAAKSLGRWNGNAGWSPLQHERFGGPQGLPPMDHWNAAPASPSSFNTKRVLRLDIPVDSFPNFNFVGRLLGPRGNSLKRVEASTGCRVFIRGRGSIKDPDKEESLRGRPGYEHLNEPLHILIEAEMSASIIDVRLRQAQEIIEELLKPVDESQDLYKRQQLRELAMLNNNLREHSPQPRGSVSPFGSSGMKRAKTGF; this is translated from the exons ATGTCAAGTTTATATGGTCAAAACTTGAACTACTCACCTGCTAGAGCCCCTTCTTCTCCACATATATGGACCAACCCAGATATTGAAAG CTCATACTTTGCAGAACTTTTGGAAGAGAAGAAGAAGTTAGCCCCTTTTGTGCAAGTTCTTCCCATTTGCAGCAGATTGTTAAATCaag AGATGTTGAGGGTTTCGGGAATGATACCGAATCAAGGGTTTAATGATTATGATAGACTGCAACGAGGAAGCCCGAGTCCTCTAGATATTATGCCTGATGTCGCTGCTAAAAGTTTAGGTCGTTGGAATGGAAATGCGGGCTGGAGTCCTCTCCAACACGAG CGGTTTGGTGGGCCACAAGGCTTGCCACCGATGGATCACTGGAACGCAGCACCAGCAAGCCCAAGTTCTTTTAATACAAAGAGGGTGTTGCGCTTGGATATACCTGTTGACAGCTTCCCTAAT TTCAACTTTGTCGGAAGGCTTTTAGGTCCACGCGGCAATTCCTTAAAGCGAGTCGAAGCTTCTACCGGATGTCGTGTCTTCATCAGAGGAAGGGGTTCTATAAAAGACCCTGACAAG GAGGAAAGTTTGAGGGGGAGACCGGGCTAtgagcaccttaacgaaccgctACACATCTTAATAGAAGCAGAAATGTCTGCAAGTATAATCGATGTACGTTTGAGACAAGCACAAGAAATCATTGAAGAGCTGCTCAAACCCGTG GATGAATCTCAGGATCTGTACAAAAGGCAACAGTTAAGAGAGTTGGCTATGCTAAACAATAACCTCCGGGAGCACAGTCCGCAGCCGAGAGGCAGTGTGTCGCCTTTCGGTTCCAGCGGAATGAAACGGGCCAAGACCGGGTTCTGA